The following are from one region of the Leptospira kirschneri serovar Cynopteri str. 3522 CT genome:
- a CDS encoding DUF4952 domain-containing protein, translating to MTISLKIQRKQPIVFLLVLFSAILVSAEIVAHPPCGDFLKLHNKKPKYLEFIQCKKTQNAQIPTLQAAYRVKGKYASEVEKYLINMFGMQPLKFVCCIWESVPNQKGERYGHYKNLHYKNDSESYYTVSMGTEDTLHSEREDWYKIDWFYVTVELLLESP from the coding sequence ATGACGATAAGTTTAAAGATTCAAAGAAAACAACCCATAGTGTTTTTGCTCGTTCTATTTTCTGCGATATTGGTGAGTGCAGAGATCGTTGCACATCCTCCTTGCGGCGATTTTTTAAAACTACATAATAAAAAGCCAAAGTATCTGGAGTTTATCCAATGCAAAAAAACTCAGAATGCTCAAATTCCGACGCTCCAAGCTGCGTATCGTGTAAAAGGAAAATACGCCTCCGAAGTGGAAAAATATTTAATCAATATGTTTGGAATGCAACCTCTTAAATTCGTTTGCTGTATCTGGGAAAGTGTCCCGAATCAGAAAGGAGAACGTTACGGGCATTATAAAAATCTTCATTATAAAAATGATTCGGAATCGTATTATACGGTTAGTATGGGTACTGAAGACACTTTGCACAGTGAACGCGAGGATTGGTACAAAATCGATTGGTTTTATGTTACAGTTGAGTTACTTCTGGAGTCTCCATAA